The nucleotide window AATAAGTTCTCTGGCATGATCCCTTTCTCCATTGGCAACCTCACTCGGTTGTATGAACTTGACCTTTCTGATTGTCAACTCAGCGGTGAAGTACCTGCAAGCTTTGGAAGATGTGGGCAGTTGGTGTATCTTAATCTTTCATACAATCAACTTGGCGGAGAAATCCCCAGGGAAGTGGTAAGCCTCACTTCACTTACTCAACTTCTTGATTTATCACACAATTTGTTCACTGGATCCATACCGACAGAAGCAGGAAGATTAAAAAACCTTGGCCAGTTGGACCTCTCCAGCAATCAATTATCCGGCAGTGTTCCTCCCAGTCTTGGTGATTGTCTGGTCTTGGAGAACCTATCCCTGCAACATAACTTTTTCAGTGGAAAAATTCCTCAAAGTTTCAGTGCTTTGAGAGGGATAGTTAAACTAGACCTTTCAAGCAACAACTTCTCTGGAGAAATTCCAGATTTTTTGGGGAAGTCTCCCTTCCTCAAGTATCTCAATTTGTCTTTCAATGATCTGGAGGGTCAAGTTCCTCGAGGTATCGTAACAAGTAATGCGAGTGAAATCTATGTCTATGGAAATCCGAAACTCTGCTGTGACAATGAAAAGCTGCAGCTGCCATCTTGCTCAGCCATCAAAGTAAAAAAGCAATATGTTAAGATGATAATGATCCCAGTTGGCTCCATATTATCTTTGATCTTACTAGTTGTTGTGTCATACAAAATCTACATGATGAAAAAGACAAAGGGGAAACTTGCATCTACAACAAATGCATCAGATGATAAGTTCAGAAAAGTATCTTATGCGGAGCTCTTAAAGGCAACTGATGGCTTCTCTTCTGAGAATTTGATTGGCGCCGGGAGTTTTGGATCGGTTTACAGAGGCAAACTGGATGTTGAGGAGGATCTAGTTGCAGTGAAAGTGCTCAACCTCAACCAGAAGGGTGCTCTCAAGAGTTTCATGGCTGAATGCGAAGCCTTGAGGAACATCAGGCATAGGAATCTCGTCAAGATTATAACTTCATGCTCTAGTCTTGATTCCAGAGGGAATGATTTCAGAGCTCTGGTGTATCAGTTCATGCCTAATGGAAATCTAGATGAGTGGCTACATCACCAGCACATATCCAAACTGAACATTATACAAAGATTGGACATTGTCATCAATGTGTCTTCAGCACTGGATTATCTTCACAACCAATGCAAGTCTCCGGTGATACACTGTGATCTAAAGCCAAGCAATGTTCTTCTTGACGATCATATGATCGCTCATGTGAGTGATTTTGGCCTCGCAAGGTTGATCTGCATGGAGTCCAATTCAATGACATCCACTGATTCAAGTagtttcatgggaatgaaaggATCCATAGGATACATCCCACCAGGTATATAAtattctgtatatatatatatatatatatatgtatacactcACCAACATGTTGTCTTAGATGTTTCTTTGGAACAGAGTATGGGATGGGAAGCCAAGTTTCTATGCAGGGTGATGTTTATAGCTTTGGCATATTGCTATTAGAAATGCTCACTGGAAGAAGGCCCACAGATGAGATGTTTGGAGCAGAGCTGAACATCCATAAATATGCAGAAAAGGCATTATCTGGAAATGTTATGGAGTTAATAGATCCTCAAATGTTAACAGGAGAGGAAGATGAAGACATAACTATGATTTCTAGATGTGCAGCTTCACTGACTGAAATTAATGTTTCATGTTCAAGGGAATTACCAAATGAAAGGATGGAGATCAGGAATGTGGTCATTGAACTCGAAATGATCAAACACTTGTTTCAATAAACTTGTAACAGAATGtggtttttatataattttgttgcttttatATAGAACATCacaataatataaacaatacaTTGCTGATATAGAAATCTCTCTATATGTGTGATGCATATCTGTTGCAGAaatcaaactttatttttcttcaaatctctCATCAGTCTCAAATCTCAAAAGCGAATCTTTTATTGCATGCAACTCCTTAGTGACATCTCCCATCTCCATTCTCTCTTTCGGACTTTCTTTTGAGCAAGAAAGTCCTACCCTGAATACTGAAACCAAACAATTCTGTTCTTCCACACTGATCTCTTTAGCTTCTTCATCACTACGCTTATATAGGAGAAAAGGGTCCACCACATCGAGCAATCTATCAGGAAATGCCATGCTGACAAACATATGAAGTCCTATACCTTCTTTGAAGTTACCATCAGTTGGCCTTTTACCGGTGAACATCTCTAGCAAAAGGATTCCATAACTGTAAACATCTCCAAAAGTAGAGACCTGACCACCACTTCCATACTCTGCAATTCATTTATAAGTAGATAGTTAGCACAATGTTTTTCACATTATAgttagaaaacaacaacaacaacaatatttgAGAGCTTAATTTACCTGGTGCAATGTATCCAATGGATCCTTTAATATCAAAAGAGCTAGTTGAACATTCAAAAGATTGAGGCACCATTTCAGAAAGAAACTTTGCTAGCCCGAAGTCAGCGACATGAGCACACATATCATT belongs to Dioscorea cayenensis subsp. rotundata cultivar TDr96_F1 chromosome 17, TDr96_F1_v2_PseudoChromosome.rev07_lg8_w22 25.fasta, whole genome shotgun sequence and includes:
- the LOC120281243 gene encoding receptor kinase-like protein Xa21, translating into MRIIIEAVEVVDMDPVDVPPNLTFLKRLHLANNLLLGHIPPELGQLHHLSHLDLSFNFLEGQIPTSLSHCSLLETLILSANKLQGEIPKNLSSCYNLHDLDLGSNNLTGELASEFGSLLKLQTLVLRNNQLTGRIPPLLGSSPSLVTVHLRNNSFSGPIPPSLAANCSTLQILILSFNVLTGDIPLSLNNCSSLTILDLSFNALTGGVPAFMQGDHSHLSQILFSGNNLMGSIPASLGNLSSLVVVLLEENKLQGSIPEDLGKLHSLNELDLTRNNLSGSIPLSLFNISSLSFLYLSNNQLSGSLPHDMGHTLPNLQYFILQNNRLEGFVPISLCNASGLQVVDLAVNSFSGPVPSNLGCLPSLQELILAQNELHNSQDWSFLTSLINCTLLTRLYLFDNKLDGLLPRSIGNLSSQLEWLIIAQNQISGTIPDEIGNLASLTYLDMGQNFFTGTIPATIGKLQELQVVHLIQNKFSGMIPFSIGNLTRLYELDLSDCQLSGEVPASFGRCGQLVYLNLSYNQLGGEIPREVVSLTSLTQLLDLSHNLFTGSIPTEAGRLKNLGQLDLSSNQLSGSVPPSLGDCLVLENLSLQHNFFSGKIPQSFSALRGIVKLDLSSNNFSGEIPDFLGKSPFLKYLNLSFNDLEGQVPRGIVTSNASEIYVYGNPKLCCDNEKLQLPSCSAIKVKKQYVKMIMIPVGSILSLILLVVVSYKIYMMKKTKGKLASTTNASDDKFRKVSYAELLKATDGFSSENLIGAGSFGSVYRGKLDVEEDLVAVKVLNLNQKGALKSFMAECEALRNIRHRNLVKIITSCSSLDSRGNDFRALVYQFMPNGNLDEWLHHQHISKLNIIQRLDIVINVSSALDYLHNQCKSPVIHCDLKPSNVLLDDHMIAHVSDFGLARLICMESNSMTSTDSSSFMGMKGSIGYIPPEYGMGSQVSMQGDVYSFGILLLEMLTGRRPTDEMFGAELNIHKYAEKALSGNVMELIDPQMLTGEEDEDITMISRCAASLTEINVSCSRELPNERMEIRNVVIELEMIKHLFQ